A region of Gadus morhua chromosome 18, gadMor3.0, whole genome shotgun sequence DNA encodes the following proteins:
- the LOC115530945 gene encoding uncharacterized protein LOC115530945, with protein MVAHRLPTSSNVRWNFHSRAINTVFEHRQDLIQCFENIRDSGDFDPKTMREAGGMAMLLEHQDFKFFLELFHHIMPHVDFLYAKLQKKNIDAVHIKGSIQQFEQDIQNIRNSRHSMGEQSSGSLTAKRRRVLSSEDRQNVAEEICNTILGHTRELFSFTDHLVCATLLQGDRFEDHQGAFPEETLQSTLKAYKMLNGRKLKTELSLIYSKVEFRACCGAVDLFQLFMENNLEDVFSETVTLLKILITTPMTTAEAERCFSTLKRVKTFLRNTMTQERLNALAMLSMEKRLVCEMTDFNQKVIEKFAGLKEKRAKFMFK; from the exons ATGGTGGCCCATAGACTGCCAACATCCAGCAATGTCAGATGGAACTTTCACAGCCGAgccatcaacactgtgtttGAGCACAGACAGGATCTCATTCAGTGTTTTGAGAACATACGCGACTCGGGTGACTTTGACCCCAAAACCATGAGAGAGGCAGGAGGCATGGCCATGCTGCTGGAACATCAGGATTTTAAGTTCTTTCTGGAACTTTTTCACCACATCATGCCACATGTGGACTTCCTCTATGCCAAGCTCCAGAAGAAGAACATAGATGCAGTCCACATCAAAGGGAGCATCCAGCAGTTTGAACAGGACATACAAAACATCAG AAATTCTCGCCATTCCATGGGTGAGCAAAGCAGTGGTTCTCTGACAGCAAAGAGGCGTCGGGTACTCAGTTCAGAGGATCGTCAAAATGTTGCAGAAGAG ATCTGCAACACCATTCTGGGACACACCAGGGAGCTTTTCTCCTTCACCGACCATCTTGTCTGTGCAACCTTGCTGCAGGGGGACAGGTTTGAGGACCATCAGGGGGCATTTCCTGAAGAGACACTACAAAGCACGCTGAAGGCCTACAAAATGCTGAATGGAAGAAAACTGAAGACAGAGCTCAGTCTCATCTACAGCAAAGTAGAGTTCAGAGCCTGTTGTGGTGCAGTGGACCTGTTCCAGCTGTTCATGGAAAACAATCTTGAAGATGTCTTTTCAGAAACTGTCACTCTCTTAAAGATCCTCATCACCACACCCATGACCACAGCTGAAGCAGAGAGGTGCTTCTCAACCTTGAAAAGAGTGAAAACCTTCCTCAGAAACACCATGACCCAGGAGAGGCTGAATGCACTGGCCATGCTCTCCATGGAAAAGAGACTTGTTTGTGAAATGACAGATTTCAATCAGAAAGTCATTGAAAAATTTGCTGGCctgaaggagaagagagcaAAATTTATGTTCAAGTAG